The Pantoea alfalfae genome includes a region encoding these proteins:
- a CDS encoding SDR family oxidoreductase, translated as MTKKVILITGASSGIGAGIARELAKTDAILLLGARRESRLAALAEELRFSGSEVAIKALDVTRREQVAQFVAFALEKWGRVDVMINNAGIMPLSPMASLRVEEWDQMIDVNIKGVLYGIAAVLPTMLGHQRGHIINIASIGALAVSPTAAVYCATKFAVRAISDGLRQENSQLRVTCVHPGVVESELTSTITDPTAAEAMQHYRAIALQPDAIGRAVRYAIEQPEEVDVNEIVVRPTRTQQ; from the coding sequence ATGACGAAGAAAGTGATTTTAATTACCGGTGCCTCAAGCGGCATCGGTGCAGGCATCGCGCGTGAACTGGCAAAAACCGATGCCATTTTGTTACTGGGCGCGCGGCGCGAAAGCCGTCTGGCCGCCCTGGCTGAGGAGCTGCGGTTTAGTGGTTCAGAGGTGGCGATCAAAGCGCTGGACGTTACGCGCCGCGAACAGGTGGCGCAGTTTGTGGCGTTTGCGCTGGAGAAGTGGGGACGGGTTGATGTGATGATCAATAATGCCGGTATTATGCCGCTATCACCGATGGCATCGCTCAGGGTCGAAGAGTGGGATCAGATGATCGATGTAAACATCAAAGGGGTACTCTATGGCATCGCGGCGGTGCTGCCGACCATGCTGGGCCACCAGCGCGGACACATCATCAATATCGCATCAATTGGTGCGCTGGCCGTGTCACCTACTGCGGCAGTTTACTGTGCCACCAAGTTTGCGGTGCGGGCGATTTCTGACGGTTTACGGCAGGAGAATAGTCAGCTGCGGGTGACCTGTGTCCATCCCGGTGTGGTCGAGAGCGAGCTGACCTCAACCATTACCGACCCGACAGCTGCCGAGGCGATGCAGCATTATCGCGCTATCGCGCTACAACCGGATGCCATTGGCCGCGCCGTGCGCTATGCGATTGAGCAACCTGAAGAGGTGGATGTAAACGAGATTGTCGTGCGGCCAACCCGCACACAGCAGTAA
- a CDS encoding YoaK family protein: MLIKKKKVRSHTEDRLLALVLATTAGILNAMALGAFGFFPSHMTGNTSQISQEVTTSDLHTMLFLMALIIAFVLGCTVARLAVVVGIRHKLRTIFCLIILAEGAALTAASIFELMFYRPSFNGEVLIMLGFLMGVHNATSTQLSNGRVRSTHITGTLTDAGIALGSWIFAHTSHAVHLETDDRRFFQKVLHTHLTTVFSFLSGCIAGLLLFKSYGFNAMVGLGVFLMLVALTAIAVTVQRTRRSLY, translated from the coding sequence GTGCTGATAAAAAAGAAGAAAGTTCGTTCACATACTGAAGACCGACTGCTGGCGCTGGTGCTGGCGACCACCGCCGGCATCCTTAATGCCATGGCGCTGGGGGCGTTTGGATTTTTCCCATCGCATATGACCGGTAACACTTCGCAGATATCTCAGGAAGTCACCACCAGCGATCTTCACACTATGCTGTTTTTGATGGCGCTGATTATTGCCTTTGTACTGGGCTGTACCGTTGCCCGGCTGGCGGTAGTGGTGGGGATCAGGCATAAGTTACGCACCATTTTCTGTCTGATTATTCTGGCGGAAGGTGCGGCGCTGACGGCGGCGTCGATCTTTGAGCTGATGTTCTACCGGCCAAGCTTTAACGGGGAAGTTCTGATAATGCTGGGCTTTTTGATGGGAGTGCATAATGCAACCTCGACACAGCTCTCCAATGGCCGCGTCAGATCGACCCACATTACCGGTACGCTGACCGATGCAGGCATAGCGCTGGGGTCGTGGATTTTTGCGCATACGTCTCATGCTGTGCATCTGGAAACCGACGACCGTCGCTTCTTCCAGAAGGTTCTTCACACCCATCTGACGACGGTGTTCTCCTTCCTTAGCGGCTGTATTGCCGGATTGCTGCTGTTTAAAAGCTATGGGTTTAACGCGATGGTGGGACTGGGCGTGTTTCTGATGCTGGTAGCACTGACGGCTATCGCCGTCACCGTCCAGCGCACCCGCAGAAGCCTTTACTGA